In Posidoniimonas corsicana, the genomic window AACGCCGGCGACGTCCGTTACCTGGAGAACTATGTCGTCAGCATCCTCGGGACTAAGCGCACGCCAGAACAGGTTCTAGCCGCCGACAACTGGCCCCAGAAGCTGAACTGGACCTCGGGCATCATCGCCTCAGGCACCACCATCCCGCTGCGTGCGGTGACCGACGGCGTCAGCAAGACCTACGCCCTGGGCGAGCGGAACATCAACACCAACAACTACGAGGACGGGCACGAGCACGGCAACGACTGGTCCATGTACTGCGGCCTGCAGGACGACCTCGCGCGTTCCACTTACCACTACGCCCCCGATGACGAGAGTCGCACGCCCATCCAGGACACGCCCGGCCTGGACTTTGAGGACCGCTTCGGCAGCGCGCACCCCGGCGGGTGCCACATGTCGTTCCTCGACGGGTCGGTGACCATGATCGCCTACGACATCGACCCGGAGGTGCACCGCCGCAACGGGCACCGTTCCGACGGCGGCGACGATCGGGCCACCAACGAGGACCCCGGCCCCCAATAGCCGGCTAGCCTTGCGAGCTGACCACGATCTCGGCGATCGGCCCGGCGCCCTCGCGCGATGTCTCGATGCCTAGCGCGTCGCCGGCCTGGTAGGCGGCGGGGATCTTCTTGCTCGGGTGGGTAACCTTCACCCGGTACGCCCCCACGCAGACGCCGCGGATGCCATCGCCCCTGCCCTTGAGCGCCGCCGGCAGGTCGTCCGCCGAGACGCTGATCTTCGCCATGCCCGAGCTGTCGGTCGTGGCGGTGGCGGGCTTCGCCCAGCTCGTCATGAACACCTCCGGCTCAAAGGTCACCTCGGCGCCGGCCAGCGGCCGGCCGTCCATCAGCACCTTCAGATCGAGCCGCCGGAAGCCAACCCCGCCGGACTCCCAATCGGAGAACCGCGACCGCAGCTCCCCTACCGTGATCGCGCCGTCGGAGTCCTTGTCGTACAACGCCAGGTGCTGCTTGATCGACGGCGCCGCGTCGAGCTCTCCGCCGGACAGGCGGCCGTCGCTGTCGGCGTCGTACGCGGCCAGCGCCTTTTGGGCCATGCCGACAGGGTCAAACTGCGGCTCAACCGACGCCGGCCGGCCCGAGCAACCAACCAGCGTTCCCGCAACGACCACCAGCCCAACACGTGCAAGCACTTCAGCACCTCCATCAAATGTTATTAACATGCGTTTGAGGTCACGAAGCCCGGTGTGAGCCGCGGCTTGACGAGCTCGCACGCCCCAGCACGCCCGCCGTACCCTTCGCACCGGTCCCGCTCCCGGATCATCGGTCGTAGTTCTGTCCCCTTCTACGACATCGATCCTTAGGGACAAAAGTCGGGGGGCTCTTGGAGCGCGAGAATCGTTTCGTGCTTGTATAGCAGTGTCTAACGAAACCTCAATTCTTGAGTCGGCCGACTTTTGTCCACCCATACTCGCCGATAGGGACAAAAGTTATCTCTTCCGCCTACCAACCAGCCGTGCGTCTTCCACCGCCATCACCCCAGATCGGACGGGCGGATCCCAGGCGACCGCCGCACAGCCGCCGCGCAGCGACGCCTTAATTGGACCACGGCAGGTGGCCGTTTTCTACTCGAAAGTTCACATAGTATCGGTTTGCGTGGCGGTCGGCGCCGCCGGACGGTGATTTGCAGAGCGAGTCCCCTCCCCCGCGCCTCGCCCGAGGTCCCGCCATGCGTAGCCCCCGTCCAAGCTCCCGTTCAACGCACCGCTTCGAGCCGCTCGAAGACCGGATCGTCTTCGCCGCCACGCCGATCGACCTGGGCGGAACAACGCCGCCGTCCGACCACCATGAGACCATCTACTCTCAGCCCGCCGCCGGGATCTACCAGAACGGCGACGTGGTGACGATCCACGGGACCAACCTCGCCGACAAGGCGGAGGTGTCGCGCGTGGTGCAGCAGTTTGACATCAACACGCCGCCCATCGTGCTGACCATCGTCAGCCTGGGCCACTACGAGCTGGTCGACGGCCAGCCGACCTTCGTCGAGACCCACGCGCAGGTTATCGCCGGCTCGCCCGCGAAGGTGGTGTTCCACGGCTACGACGGGGACGACCAGTTCGACAACCACACCGCCATCCCGGTGCTCGCCTACGGCGGCGACGGCGACGACACGCTCCGCGGCGGAAGCGGCCCCGACGCGCTCCACGGCGGCGCCGGCGATGACCAGCTGTACGCCAAGGCGGGTGACGACATCCTCCGCGGCGGCGCCGGCAACGACGGCCTGTACGCCGCGGCGGGGTTCGACCAGCTCTTCGGCGACGACGGCGACGACCACCTGGTGAGCCTGGCCGGGGGCTACGCGGTGCTGACCGGCGGCGCTGGCCTGGACGGCTTCTGGCTGGCCCCCACCGACCTGGCGGCCGACGCGTCGCCGGCCGAGCTCAACAGCAACGCCGTGCACCAGGTCGACGCGTTCATGGGCTACAGCTTCGACAAGGGCGCGACCAGCACTCCGGTCGGCAAGCAGCTCACCGGCGGCTCGCTGGCCGACCCGCTGCCGATCATCAACGAGGACAACCCCGTGCCGCTGTCCCTGCAGAACTTTGCGGACCAGCCGCTGTTCGCCAGCGGCGGCCCCAGCAAGGAAGACATCTTCCAGGGGAGCGTAGGCGACTGCTACTTTGTCGCGACGCTCTCGGCCGTGGCCGACGCGTACCCCGACTACATCCGGCAGATGGTCACCGATCTGGGCGACGGCACCTACGCCGTGCGTTTCTGGGACGCCGGACAGGAAGTCTACGTCCGCGTGGACGCCGACCTGTGGGTCACCGGCGACGGCGCGCTCCGCTACGCGAAGCTCGGGCAGGAGGGCTCGCTGTGGGTGGCGATCGTCGAGAAGGCGTTCGCGTTCTTCCGCCGCATGCAGGGGACCTACGCGTCGATCGCCAGCGGCGACCAGACGCTGCCCGGGCAGCTTAACCTGGTGAAGTCTTACTGGACCATCGACGACGGGGTCGACCCGCAGGACGTGGTCGACTGGCACGCCGCCGGCCAGCCCGCCGGCCCCCTGCAGGACGCGATCAACGCCGGCGTGCAGGAACTGCTCGCGTGGACCGACAGCCAGCTGCAGGCCGGCTACGCCATGTACACCGGCGCCCGCTCAAACGTCAGCAACTACCTCGCGATCCAGCTGGACGACCCCGAGCTAGAGGGCAACCAGAGCACCTACCGCCGCGGCCAGCACATCTTCATGATCGACAGCGTGCTGCGCGACAACGACGACAACCTCACCGGCCTGCGGCTCCGCAACCCTTACGGCAGCTACAAGAACATCACCGACCCGACGCGGCTCTACTTCTGCATCGGCCGCGCGGTGCGGTGGTCGCCGCCGCTCAACCTCAACGAGAACCTGTTCCAGGGCGGCCTGTTCGAGTACGAGGACACCCCGCTGCCCGACAACCCGTACACGCCCGGCGCCAGGCTGCAGCGCTCGCCGCTCGCCCCGCCGGTGCGGGCCGCCTTCGCCACCCTGGCCGACACGCGGACGCCCATCGAAGACCCGCCGCTCACGCGCGAGACCAACGACCGCGACACAACCATCACCGCCATCGACGACGCGCTGGCGACCGACTGGTCGGCCTTCGGCCTGCGTGGTTCGCGGTGATCGGAGCGGACGCAGAGGGAGCTCCTGCGCGAGCGGAACGCCCTCGTGCGTCAGGCGTCAGTCATCGTCGTCCCGCACCTTCGCCTTGGCGATCACCTCCTGCTGAACGTGGCCGGGCACGGGTTCGTAGGCAGCGAACTCCATCGTGTAGCTGCCCTGGCCGCCGGTCATGCTGCCGAGCGTGCGGGCGTAGGTCATGACCTCCGCCAGCGGCGCCTTGGCGGTGATCACGGTCAGGCCGCCGGGCGCCTGGTCCATGCCCAGCATCTGGCCGCGGCGGCCGGAGAGGTCGCTGCTGACGTCGCCCACGTTGTCGGCGGGCACGGTGATCTCCAGCTTGACGAACGGCTCCATCAGCGCGGGCCGAGACTGCTTGAACACCTCGGCGAACGCCTTGCTGGCCGCCATCTTGAAGGCGGTCTCGTTGGAGTCGACCGGGTGGTCCTTGCCGAAGTGCACCTCGACGCAGACGTTCTGCACCGGGCAGCCGGCGATCACGCCCTGGCCGA contains:
- a CDS encoding DUF1559 family PulG-like putative transporter; amino-acid sequence: MRITSRSGFTLVELLVVIAIIGVLVALLLPAVQAAREAARRSQCKNNLKQLTLAMLMHQDTHSSLPSGGWFGQWLGDPDRGFGKNQPGGWIYNILPYVEEQQIRDMGAGLTDRGKWPVFQQRDQMPIGMMNCPTRRGPNPYPNDQGHAAFNSRRSPYHARADYAANAGDVRYLENYVVSILGTKRTPEQVLAADNWPQKLNWTSGIIASGTTIPLRAVTDGVSKTYALGERNINTNNYEDGHEHGNDWSMYCGLQDDLARSTYHYAPDDESRTPIQDTPGLDFEDRFGSAHPGGCHMSFLDGSVTMIAYDIDPEVHRRNGHRSDGGDDRATNEDPGPQ
- a CDS encoding C2 family cysteine protease; translation: MRSPRPSSRSTHRFEPLEDRIVFAATPIDLGGTTPPSDHHETIYSQPAAGIYQNGDVVTIHGTNLADKAEVSRVVQQFDINTPPIVLTIVSLGHYELVDGQPTFVETHAQVIAGSPAKVVFHGYDGDDQFDNHTAIPVLAYGGDGDDTLRGGSGPDALHGGAGDDQLYAKAGDDILRGGAGNDGLYAAAGFDQLFGDDGDDHLVSLAGGYAVLTGGAGLDGFWLAPTDLAADASPAELNSNAVHQVDAFMGYSFDKGATSTPVGKQLTGGSLADPLPIINEDNPVPLSLQNFADQPLFASGGPSKEDIFQGSVGDCYFVATLSAVADAYPDYIRQMVTDLGDGTYAVRFWDAGQEVYVRVDADLWVTGDGALRYAKLGQEGSLWVAIVEKAFAFFRRMQGTYASIASGDQTLPGQLNLVKSYWTIDDGVDPQDVVDWHAAGQPAGPLQDAINAGVQELLAWTDSQLQAGYAMYTGARSNVSNYLAIQLDDPELEGNQSTYRRGQHIFMIDSVLRDNDDNLTGLRLRNPYGSYKNITDPTRLYFCIGRAVRWSPPLNLNENLFQGGLFEYEDTPLPDNPYTPGARLQRSPLAPPVRAAFATLADTRTPIEDPPLTRETNDRDTTITAIDDALATDWSAFGLRGSR